One segment of Treponema vincentii F0403 DNA contains the following:
- a CDS encoding phosphate/phosphite/phosphonate ABC transporter substrate-binding protein yields the protein MKFFLKTAKSAAQTAKSAAGSLLCRTGLFLSALCLSAILVCSCSKAEQKPLKMVFYPNESSESMKDARAAFQEILREAVGRDVEILTTTDYNIALEALVSGKADMAYVGAEGYLTAHKRNNAVIPIATNSGPSGTLDDAKYYSFIGVQHKDADTYKKADGSFDLSLLRGKRMSFVAASSTSGYVIPARVLAAAFSLDNTDDLILSDKVFSKVLFAGSHQGSQVNLFRGDADAAAFAIPQTIGVYELLEGEDYKTGAVYRVTEGADEPFTSFAGSEMTVIRSIPVLNAPITVNTNTVSASDIKKIQDALTSDKTANNPGIFNVKDSGKKGIYPKYSEKTRMVATDDAWYDELRNSTK from the coding sequence ATGAAATTCTTTTTAAAAACAGCAAAATCGGCAGCCCAAACGGCAAAATCCGCGGCAGGAAGTCTGTTGTGCCGCACCGGACTATTCTTGTCTGCGCTCTGTTTATCAGCAATACTTGTTTGCTCATGCAGTAAGGCGGAACAGAAACCGCTAAAAATGGTTTTTTATCCCAATGAATCAAGCGAATCTATGAAAGATGCCCGCGCGGCGTTTCAAGAAATATTACGGGAAGCGGTCGGCCGGGACGTCGAAATCCTCACAACGACAGATTATAACATCGCATTGGAAGCACTCGTTTCCGGTAAAGCCGATATGGCGTATGTCGGTGCGGAAGGGTACCTTACCGCTCATAAGCGGAACAATGCCGTTATCCCCATTGCAACAAATTCAGGCCCCAGCGGCACGCTTGACGATGCGAAATATTACAGCTTTATCGGCGTACAGCACAAGGATGCCGACACATATAAAAAAGCGGACGGCAGCTTTGATTTAAGCCTATTGAGAGGTAAAAGAATGTCGTTCGTGGCGGCAAGTTCGACATCGGGTTATGTGATTCCGGCACGTGTTTTAGCCGCAGCTTTTTCGCTTGACAATACCGACGACTTGATATTAAGCGATAAGGTGTTTTCCAAGGTGTTATTTGCCGGCTCTCATCAAGGCTCACAGGTAAACCTTTTCCGCGGCGATGCCGATGCGGCGGCTTTTGCCATCCCTCAAACAATCGGGGTGTATGAACTGCTCGAAGGGGAAGACTATAAAACAGGCGCCGTATACCGCGTAACGGAAGGCGCCGACGAACCCTTTACCTCATTTGCCGGAAGTGAAATGACCGTCATTCGATCCATTCCCGTCTTAAATGCTCCCATTACCGTTAATACAAATACGGTTTCCGCTTCCGATATAAAAAAAATACAAGATGCTCTGACTTCGGATAAAACGGCAAATAACCCCGGAATTTTTAACGTCAAGGACTCCGGTAAAAAAGGTATATATCCCAAGTATTCGGAAAAGACACGGATGGTTGCTACCGATGATGCATGGTATGATGAACTTAGAAATTCTACAAAGTAA
- the phnC gene encoding phosphonate ABC transporter ATP-binding protein has protein sequence MITFKNVSKQYAGGRLALDSVNVTIEQGTIVSVIGPSGAGKTTFIRCINRLIDCTAGTIEIDGEAIQQMNSLRLKQLRRKIGMIFQNYNLVERLTVLENTLHGCLGALPFYRSLCGLYPQKEKEQALAILEELGISDYLYQRCADLSGGQKQRTGIARALMQNPQILLCDEPVSSLDPQSAQDILDYIEKIVRTRNLTCIMNLHHVEYAKRYSDRILGLRGGRLFFDGKPQELSEEILRGIFSSGSHTEKKEHHEI, from the coding sequence TTGATTACCTTTAAAAATGTTTCAAAGCAATATGCGGGCGGCAGACTTGCGCTGGATTCCGTCAATGTGACAATCGAACAAGGCACGATAGTTTCGGTTATCGGGCCGTCAGGCGCAGGTAAGACAACCTTTATCCGCTGTATCAACAGACTGATTGACTGTACTGCCGGTACAATTGAAATTGACGGCGAAGCGATTCAGCAAATGAACAGTCTCCGTTTAAAACAGCTTCGTAGAAAAATCGGAATGATTTTTCAGAACTACAATTTAGTGGAACGGCTGACTGTTTTGGAAAACACGCTTCACGGCTGCCTCGGCGCTTTGCCGTTCTACCGCAGCTTATGCGGACTGTATCCGCAAAAAGAAAAAGAGCAGGCACTGGCAATACTCGAAGAGCTGGGCATTTCGGATTATCTTTATCAACGGTGTGCCGATTTAAGCGGCGGACAAAAACAGCGTACCGGTATCGCCAGAGCGTTGATGCAAAATCCGCAAATACTCTTGTGCGATGAGCCGGTATCTTCACTTGATCCGCAAAGTGCTCAGGACATACTTGACTATATCGAAAAAATAGTCAGAACACGGAATCTTACCTGCATTATGAATCTGCACCATGTCGAATATGCAAAGCGGTATTCCGACAGGATTCTCGGTTTACGCGGCGGACGACTGTTTTTTGACGGTAAACCGCAAGAACTTTCCGAAGAAATACTGCGCGGTATTTTTTCTTCCGGCTCTCATACGGAAAAGAAAGAACACCATGAAATTTGA
- a CDS encoding ABC transporter permease subunit, producing the protein MKFDLPTGLPRPSFESRQHNQSSPENFFKKKNLRTFTIIFTAAVLYIASALMTDFTAWNALTGIPRGLYWLVRNFLPSSQSLTVLPLIFKTSLHTAVIAVTASTAAFCVACIAAIAGSQTTGRFRILRIVCAGTASFCRNIPLPAWSILLLLSFKQNAVTGFLALFFITAGHLTRAFTEIIDSHAEESYTALEAAGVPYIPIIIHGVLPNVLPLFISWLLYAIETNVRDSALIGILTGTGIGFLFNLYFKSFRYPEAGLIICILMILVLCIDSISNTVRRILL; encoded by the coding sequence ATGAAATTTGATCTTCCGACAGGCTTACCGCGGCCGTCCTTTGAATCCCGACAGCACAACCAATCATCTCCTGAAAATTTTTTTAAGAAAAAAAACCTCAGAACATTTACCATTATTTTTACCGCCGCGGTGTTATACATTGCTTCGGCGCTTATGACCGATTTTACTGCGTGGAATGCGCTAACAGGCATCCCGCGCGGACTATATTGGCTGGTACGGAACTTTCTGCCTTCGAGCCAATCGCTTACCGTACTGCCGCTCATTTTTAAAACTTCGCTGCATACTGCCGTCATTGCGGTAACGGCTTCGACTGCAGCCTTTTGCGTTGCCTGTATAGCGGCAATTGCCGGCTCCCAAACCACCGGACGCTTCCGCATCCTGCGTATTGTCTGCGCCGGCACAGCTTCTTTTTGCAGAAACATCCCGCTTCCGGCATGGTCTATCCTATTGCTGTTATCCTTTAAGCAAAATGCCGTAACGGGTTTTTTAGCGCTTTTTTTTATTACCGCCGGACATCTTACACGCGCCTTTACGGAAATTATCGATTCTCATGCCGAAGAATCCTATACAGCCCTGGAAGCGGCCGGTGTACCGTATATCCCGATTATCATCCACGGCGTATTGCCTAACGTTCTTCCGCTCTTTATCTCATGGTTACTCTACGCTATAGAAACCAATGTCAGAGACTCCGCTTTGATCGGCATTTTAACCGGGACGGGAATCGGTTTTCTCTTCAATCTGTATTTTAAGAGTTTCCGCTACCCGGAAGCAGGACTTATTATTTGTATATTGATGATACTGGTACTCTGCATTGACAGCATTTCCAACACGGTGCGGAGGATATTATTATGA
- a CDS encoding PhnE/PtxC family ABC transporter permease, with amino-acid sequence MKRHSRTIRNGQLKERCTLAIVFAVLFGISIWGFFLLAEETIDWKDSWHNLLHYGRILFLQPKRSDHLPLGELAYSLGISFALSILTTIGGAVIAFFLALGAARNIAPPAVAKIIRTITALIRAIPTIIWVLVFSVTVNIGTDAAVIGMCFHSIAYLVKVFSESFEQINRDTIDALRACGAGFTGIITQAVIPVAATSIISWTFFRFEINFINAVAIGAAAGSGGIGYYLFMAGNLYYDIREVGVITYIIFGTVILLEMLSLRLRKGIKQH; translated from the coding sequence ATGAAAAGACACTCCCGTACCATCCGCAACGGACAGCTCAAAGAACGATGCACACTCGCTATCGTATTTGCCGTCCTATTCGGTATCAGCATCTGGGGATTTTTTCTGCTGGCGGAAGAAACTATCGATTGGAAAGATTCGTGGCATAATTTACTCCACTACGGACGAATTCTTTTTTTACAGCCGAAACGCTCGGATCATCTTCCGCTCGGCGAACTCGCGTATTCGCTCGGCATCAGCTTTGCACTATCGATTTTAACGACAATCGGCGGCGCGGTTATCGCATTTTTCTTGGCGCTCGGTGCGGCCCGGAATATTGCCCCGCCGGCCGTTGCAAAAATTATCCGTACTATTACCGCGCTTATCCGCGCAATTCCTACAATTATTTGGGTGCTGGTTTTCTCGGTTACGGTGAATATCGGTACGGATGCCGCCGTTATCGGTATGTGCTTCCACAGCATTGCCTATCTGGTAAAGGTTTTTTCCGAGAGCTTTGAGCAGATTAACCGCGACACTATCGACGCCTTACGGGCATGCGGGGCGGGCTTTACCGGCATTATTACGCAAGCGGTTATTCCCGTAGCGGCGACTTCCATTATTTCGTGGACATTCTTCCGTTTTGAAATTAACTTCATAAATGCCGTCGCAATCGGCGCCGCGGCGGGCTCAGGCGGCATCGGATACTATTTATTCATGGCCGGTAATCTTTATTATGATATACGGGAAGTCGGCGTCATCACATATATTATTTTCGGTACGGTTATTTTACTGGAGATGCTTTCCTTACGCCTACGAAAAGGAATAAAGCAGCACTAA
- a CDS encoding alpha-hydroxy-acid oxidizing protein: protein MSGYKCHFCAECDGHGCLGELPGMGGVFESANFIDNCAAWKKYRTDTIRDDELPPIRLAPITGGVENVGYNDEAAFYFDLIEACAEAGFLLSIGDGCPDAKIQGGLAALQRYKKTGAVFIKPYPNARIFERIDWVRSSADLIGIDIDSYNIVTMRNLVQLEQKDAHSLKELQRYAKMPFAIKGIFLPENVELVKELRPDVAVISNHGGRIETRRGSTADFLAEYGDTLRKFAGEVWVDGGLRSRTDIAAAKQLGAAQVMIGRPCITALLSGGVTGVRELYRRLTED, encoded by the coding sequence ATGAGTGGATATAAATGTCATTTTTGTGCCGAATGCGACGGACACGGGTGCCTCGGCGAACTGCCCGGAATGGGAGGCGTATTTGAGAGCGCCAATTTCATCGATAATTGCGCCGCTTGGAAAAAGTACCGCACCGATACGATTCGCGATGATGAATTACCGCCTATTCGATTAGCGCCCATTACCGGCGGCGTTGAAAATGTCGGATACAACGATGAGGCCGCGTTCTACTTTGATTTAATAGAAGCCTGCGCCGAAGCAGGTTTTTTGCTCAGTATCGGAGACGGCTGCCCGGATGCAAAGATACAAGGCGGACTTGCAGCCTTGCAGCGCTATAAAAAAACCGGAGCGGTATTCATTAAACCCTATCCGAACGCCCGTATCTTTGAGCGGATAGATTGGGTGCGTAGCTCCGCCGATCTGATAGGGATAGATATCGATTCCTATAACATTGTAACGATGCGCAACCTTGTTCAACTTGAACAAAAAGACGCGCATAGTTTAAAAGAGCTACAGCGGTATGCAAAAATGCCCTTTGCAATTAAGGGAATTTTTTTACCGGAGAATGTCGAGTTGGTAAAAGAACTGCGGCCTGATGTTGCCGTTATCTCCAACCACGGCGGAAGGATAGAAACACGGCGCGGCAGCACTGCCGATTTTCTGGCAGAGTACGGCGATACGCTCCGTAAGTTTGCCGGTGAGGTGTGGGTAGACGGAGGTTTGCGGAGTCGGACGGATATTGCCGCTGCAAAACAACTCGGGGCGGCGCAAGTTATGATTGGGCGTCCCTGCATCACCGCACTATTGAGCGGCGGCGTTACAGGTGTGCGGGAACTGTACCGCCGTCTTACCGAAGATTAA
- a CDS encoding 16S rRNA pseudouridine(516) synthase: protein MVVRIDKILAANGLGSRKDIRRLLRKEDFRINGTRVTDAGTLLDPEHDALSRNGETLHLRTCCYLMLNKPAGVVTSTADPLHSTVMELLPPPFSAMELFPIGRLDLDTEGLLIITNDGALTHRLTAPKSACIKSYYLETAEPFTENAFTAARIACAEGLPLGKNFTCLPATFERTTSQRVKTEWAFLMHICEGKYHQVKKMVKALGNEVVYLKRIAMGDVTLDPQLPAGSCRELTPDEISILTSHN, encoded by the coding sequence ATGGTTGTCAGAATAGATAAAATACTTGCGGCGAACGGACTCGGTTCGCGGAAAGATATCAGGCGGCTTTTACGGAAAGAAGATTTCCGCATCAACGGTACGAGGGTAACCGATGCAGGGACGCTTCTTGACCCGGAACACGACGCGCTGTCCCGCAACGGAGAAACGCTGCATCTCCGTACCTGCTGCTACCTTATGCTCAATAAACCTGCAGGAGTTGTTACCTCCACCGCAGATCCCTTACACAGCACCGTCATGGAACTACTGCCGCCGCCTTTTTCCGCAATGGAGTTATTCCCCATCGGACGGCTCGACCTCGACACCGAAGGACTTCTCATCATTACCAATGACGGTGCTCTTACCCACCGCCTTACCGCCCCGAAATCTGCCTGTATAAAAAGCTATTACCTTGAAACCGCCGAACCTTTTACCGAAAACGCTTTTACCGCCGCCCGGATAGCCTGCGCCGAAGGATTGCCGCTGGGAAAAAACTTTACCTGCCTCCCCGCAACCTTTGAACGTACGACAAGCCAAAGAGTAAAAACGGAATGGGCATTTTTAATGCACATCTGCGAAGGAAAGTATCATCAAGTAAAAAAAATGGTAAAAGCGCTCGGAAATGAGGTTGTATATCTCAAGCGGATTGCTATGGGCGATGTTACGCTCGATCCGCAATTACCGGCAGGTTCTTGCCGTGAGCTTACCCCTGATGAAATTTCGATACTGACCTCACACAATTGA
- a CDS encoding DMT family transporter, translating to MNMQLTSAQKGILCIIGSAFFFTVMNLCAKLSGNLPSIQKAFFRNSIACCTSLFFLIKSRRFILPQKKNLPFLILRTVLGTAGLISNFYAVSHLALADASILAKLAPFFTIFFSFLFLKERIRFTRLLAVVCAFAASLLIIKPAFAGAGHIFAASIACFGGLCAGGAYTCVRYLLTHKESGPMVVFFFSTGSMLILLPFFIYSFEPMSMQQLFWLLATGAAGAGGQFTVTAAYSYAPAKNIAVFDYTQILFAAAFGFLLFHEIPDRYSVAGYVIICTIALILFLKKE from the coding sequence ATGAATATGCAATTGACTTCCGCACAAAAAGGAATTTTGTGCATCATTGGTTCGGCGTTCTTTTTTACCGTGATGAATTTATGTGCAAAGCTATCGGGAAATTTGCCGTCTATCCAAAAGGCGTTTTTTAGGAATAGCATTGCCTGCTGCACATCGCTCTTTTTTCTGATAAAGAGTCGCCGGTTTATTTTACCGCAGAAAAAGAATCTGCCCTTTCTGATACTGCGGACTGTATTGGGAACTGCCGGCTTGATTTCAAATTTTTATGCCGTCAGTCACTTAGCGCTTGCCGACGCCTCCATTTTGGCAAAACTTGCGCCTTTTTTTACGATTTTTTTCTCATTCCTTTTTTTAAAAGAGCGTATACGGTTTACCCGCCTGCTCGCAGTGGTATGCGCATTTGCCGCAAGCCTCTTAATTATCAAGCCGGCTTTTGCCGGAGCCGGACATATCTTTGCAGCTTCTATAGCCTGCTTCGGAGGGTTGTGCGCAGGCGGCGCATATACTTGCGTCCGCTATCTGCTAACGCATAAAGAATCCGGTCCGATGGTGGTGTTTTTCTTTTCGACGGGCTCGATGTTGATTTTACTGCCTTTTTTCATCTACAGCTTTGAACCGATGAGCATGCAACAGCTCTTTTGGCTGCTTGCTACCGGAGCTGCGGGTGCAGGAGGGCAATTTACCGTTACCGCCGCGTATTCTTATGCTCCGGCAAAAAATATCGCCGTTTTCGACTATACGCAAATTCTCTTTGCCGCAGCATTCGGCTTTTTACTATTTCATGAAATTCCCGACCGCTACAGCGTCGCCGGTTATGTTATTATCTGTACTATTGCGCTTATACTGTTTTTAAAGAAAGAATAG
- a CDS encoding HAD family hydrolase — translation MIKACIFDLDGTLTNTVRTLAYFVNTETAKHGLPPAPVENFKRFAGNGARTLIHRVLAYHGVTDAALEDTILKDYNAAYDADFLYLCTLYDGIAEMINELHNRGIQLAVLSNKPQPTTQKIIRAFFAEGTFSAVFGQREGVPLKPDPTGVFEILALLRRQKQECLYIGDTAVDINTGTSAGLTTVGVLWGFRDRAELEGAGATHIIAKPSELLPLVTA, via the coding sequence ATGATTAAGGCCTGTATTTTTGATTTGGACGGTACATTGACCAATACCGTGCGCACGCTTGCTTATTTTGTTAATACCGAAACGGCAAAGCACGGATTGCCCCCTGCACCGGTTGAGAATTTTAAACGGTTTGCGGGAAACGGCGCACGTACGCTTATCCATCGGGTATTGGCATACCACGGCGTTACCGATGCTGCATTAGAAGACACGATTTTGAAAGATTACAACGCAGCCTATGATGCCGATTTTTTATACCTGTGTACCTTATACGACGGCATTGCGGAGATGATTAACGAATTGCATAACCGAGGTATTCAACTAGCGGTTCTTTCGAATAAGCCGCAGCCGACTACTCAAAAAATAATCCGAGCTTTTTTTGCGGAAGGTACTTTTTCTGCCGTTTTCGGACAGCGGGAAGGGGTTCCGCTCAAACCGGATCCTACCGGCGTATTTGAAATTTTAGCGCTTTTACGCCGCCAAAAACAGGAATGCCTCTACATCGGCGATACTGCAGTAGACATCAACACCGGCACAAGTGCGGGTTTAACGACCGTCGGCGTACTGTGGGGGTTCCGCGACCGCGCCGAATTGGAAGGAGCGGGGGCAACGCATATCATCGCAAAACCGTCGGAGCTGCTGCCGCTGGTAACCGCATAA
- the msrB gene encoding peptide-methionine (R)-S-oxide reductase MsrB yields MIYKRIHLAIPLCIALALCGCIKAQAGEIHKPQGGINISPAKSGGGGGVSMITAGNIKEIYLAGGCFWGVEGYFRRIAGVVETDTGYANGTTGTTDYQQIHGTDHAETVKITYNSGVIALEELLEHYFRIIDPLSVNKQGNDIGRQYRTGIYYTDKADAPVIQAFLKRMQARYTRPIAVETAPLRNFVLAEEYHQDYLEKNPNGYCHINLNLASVPLHDEAQFQTPDTRQLKERLTPLQYSVTQEKATERPFTSEYDKFDGKGIYVDIVTGKPLFSSSDKYDAGCGWPSFTKPITSQAVDFTRDSSHGMERVEVTSKTGGAHLGHVFDDGPQDKTGLRYCINGASLRFVPYGEMDAAGYGDYKQYVTD; encoded by the coding sequence ATGATTTATAAACGTATTCATTTAGCGATACCGCTCTGTATTGCCTTGGCTCTCTGCGGCTGTATAAAGGCACAAGCAGGAGAAATACATAAACCGCAGGGCGGAATCAACATATCCCCGGCGAAAAGCGGCGGGGGCGGAGGTGTATCTATGATAACGGCAGGGAATATAAAAGAAATTTACTTGGCGGGTGGCTGCTTTTGGGGCGTCGAGGGGTATTTCCGCCGCATTGCGGGCGTCGTCGAGACCGATACGGGGTATGCAAACGGTACAACCGGTACTACCGACTATCAGCAAATACACGGTACCGACCATGCCGAAACGGTCAAGATAACATATAATAGCGGCGTTATCGCGCTTGAAGAATTGCTGGAACATTATTTCCGCATTATCGACCCGCTTTCCGTGAATAAGCAGGGGAATGATATCGGCAGGCAGTACCGCACCGGAATTTACTACACCGATAAGGCTGATGCACCGGTTATTCAAGCTTTTTTAAAACGGATGCAGGCACGGTATACGCGCCCGATTGCGGTAGAAACAGCGCCGCTGCGGAATTTTGTCTTAGCGGAAGAATATCATCAAGATTATCTGGAAAAAAATCCTAACGGCTACTGCCATATCAACTTAAACCTTGCCTCCGTGCCGCTGCACGATGAAGCACAGTTTCAAACGCCGGATACAAGGCAGCTCAAGGAACGACTGACACCGCTGCAATACAGCGTAACGCAGGAGAAGGCAACCGAACGGCCGTTCACCAGCGAATATGACAAGTTTGACGGAAAGGGCATTTATGTAGATATCGTGACGGGAAAACCGCTTTTTTCTTCGAGCGATAAATACGATGCAGGCTGTGGGTGGCCGAGTTTTACCAAACCGATTACCTCGCAGGCGGTAGATTTTACACGCGATAGCAGCCACGGGATGGAACGGGTTGAGGTTACGTCAAAAACCGGCGGCGCCCATTTGGGGCACGTTTTTGACGACGGTCCGCAAGATAAAACGGGCTTGCGCTACTGCATCAACGGAGCTTCGCTGCGGTTTGTTCCCTACGGAGAAATGGATGCCGCCGGCTACGGAGACTATAAGCAGTACGTAACCGACTGA
- a CDS encoding SPFH domain-containing protein has product MKAFRKLLILALIVLACGAAVFFFGWTQFSIPAGKYGVMLSRSGGYYRQAITPGNFTWRWERIVPTNAQILVFDLTPRPVHYAADGSLPSADLYSKVLNTKDNFSWAFGIDALVTLKSDRLVAVVEKDTIQTQEMLESYIDSHIQAALQTIMYRYVSELIDNTYEYQQVKTDYHTLSEKIKDELSKATEPDFSVEAVTLTKLTIPDIHTYKIAEQAYNLYEQQREMLLAETAAKEAQYSASEQFQIERLTRWGEFLAKYPHIIELIAVAQQDSKAALDALKSVEKKQE; this is encoded by the coding sequence ATGAAAGCATTTCGTAAATTATTGATTTTGGCACTGATTGTACTCGCTTGCGGAGCGGCGGTGTTTTTTTTCGGATGGACACAATTCTCCATTCCTGCAGGAAAATACGGCGTTATGCTGTCAAGGTCGGGCGGATACTATCGGCAGGCAATTACCCCGGGAAATTTTACATGGCGATGGGAACGGATTGTTCCCACAAATGCACAGATACTGGTATTCGATCTTACGCCGCGGCCGGTACACTATGCGGCAGACGGTTCGCTTCCGTCGGCTGATTTATATAGCAAAGTATTGAATACAAAGGATAATTTTTCGTGGGCATTCGGCATAGACGCTCTCGTTACACTAAAATCCGACCGGCTGGTAGCGGTCGTAGAAAAAGATACCATCCAAACGCAGGAAATGCTTGAATCATATATCGATTCGCATATACAGGCAGCCTTGCAAACGATTATGTACCGGTATGTTTCGGAACTGATCGACAACACTTATGAATATCAGCAAGTAAAAACCGACTACCACACGCTCTCCGAAAAAATTAAAGACGAACTTTCTAAAGCAACAGAGCCGGACTTTTCCGTAGAAGCCGTTACGTTAACAAAGCTGACAATTCCCGATATCCATACCTATAAGATTGCAGAACAGGCATATAACCTGTATGAGCAGCAGCGGGAAATGCTGTTGGCGGAAACCGCCGCAAAAGAAGCTCAGTATTCCGCTTCAGAACAATTCCAAATAGAGCGACTGACAAGATGGGGGGAGTTTTTGGCAAAGTACCCGCATATTATCGAACTTATCGCCGTTGCTCAACAGGATTCCAAAGCTGCGCTCGACGCATTAAAATCAGTAGAGAAAAAACAGGAATAA